One genomic region from Osmerus mordax isolate fOsmMor3 chromosome 4, fOsmMor3.pri, whole genome shotgun sequence encodes:
- the si:dkey-30c15.2 gene encoding transmembrane protein 116, which yields MEGPFNVTQIETLSAIYIVSLSFSLIGSFSVLVVSIVKWQHLQRQVKPLVQLALADLLAASILMFTSCMNFFQPGTFYFVQSVTVCMRALPLSLMFYCVSSLFVMVYAWESKHAIEGWRERPANNEEPFCRRRVGAVHVLYAAVWLLPVVFYLLYTFTDTLTLAPIHPPKSDNLMKDRYCTSCIPLLHIWTDNCSNNEKIHDLLIRIIIFIFVIPVLVCCTVLYYKIGRWQLRYAEDGLFPVEGDGHSRRRLRGAFSLARNMVLVTIFCWTPVLLLIVLSVTNIPQQQLFPLYVIQAGTMSLQGFLNSVFYAWWRPNFRDAVLGERMPLIHTPLAFFDESLRPEPRPL from the exons ATGGAAGGACCATTCAATGTCACACAG ATTGAAACTCTGTCAGCCATATATATAGTGTCGCTATCTTTCAG TTTAATTGGAAGCTTTTCTGTTCTTGTGGTTTCCATTGTCAAGTGGCAGCATCTGCAACGACAG GTTAAGCCACTGGTACAGCTGGCACTGGCTGATCTTCTGGCTGCCTCCATCCTCATGTTCACCAGCTGCATGAACTTCTTCCAGCCTGGAACTTTCTACTTTGTCCAGAGTGTAACTGTCTGTATGCGTGCTTTGCCTCTGTCTCTG ATGTTTTACTGCGTATCATCTCTGTTTGTGATGGTTTATGCCTGGGAGTCCAAGCATGCAAtcgaaggatggagggagagaccagcaAACAATGAGGAG CCCTTCTGCAGAAGAAGAGTTGGAGCTGTTCATGTACTATATGCTGCTGTGTG GTTGTTGCCAGTTGTGTTTTACCTGCTGTACACATTCACAGATACTTTGACCCTTGCCCCCATCCATCCACCAAAATCAGACAACCTCATGAAAGACAGATACTGCACCAG TTGTATCCCGCTTCTACATATTTGGACGGACAACTGTTCAAATAAC gAAAAGATCCACGACTTGCTTATTCGAATAATTATTTTCATCTTCGTCATACCAGTTCTTGTCTGTTGCACA GTTTTGTACTATAAGATCGGCCGTTGGCAGCTCAGGTATGCGGAGGACGGACTATTTCCTGTGGAAGGAGACGGACACTCCAGGAGGAGACTGAGAGGAGCGTTCTCCTTAGCTCGTAACATGGTGCTCGTAACCATCTTCTGCTGGACACCAG TCCTGCTTCTCATAGTACTGTCAGTGACAAATATACCCCAACAGCAACTATTCCCTCTCTATGTCATACAG GCCGGGACAATGTCTCTGCAGGGCTTTTTGAACAGTGTATTCTACGCCTGGTGGCGCCCCAACTTCAGAGATGCTGTTCTAGGAGAGAGGATGCCCCTGATACATACGCCTTTGGCCTTCTTTGATGAATCACTGAGGCCGGAGCCTCGACCCCTTTAA